A part of Chthonomonadales bacterium genomic DNA contains:
- a CDS encoding methyltransferase domain-containing protein has product MTQAAERDPTGGSVWEERYARDPEDWFFGREPSALARLTLHFWRLCRGQNPGRLLDLGAGEGRDAVFFGQQGFAVTAVEVAPSGVRKTERLAAERGVTLAGLHAMDLRDFPLTPDYDVLFAGNSLSGLGPECLAYLAHMRACTPPGGLNAVRVRTREAGSTQDPPGLYAFDRNELKHEYRGWRLLYYGEDLIWVPHVDGMLSFADIIAAAP; this is encoded by the coding sequence ATGACCCAGGCGGCGGAGCGCGATCCGACGGGCGGATCCGTGTGGGAAGAGCGGTACGCGCGCGACCCGGAGGACTGGTTCTTCGGCCGCGAGCCCAGCGCGCTCGCGCGCCTCACGCTCCACTTCTGGCGCCTCTGCCGCGGCCAGAACCCCGGGCGCCTGCTCGACCTCGGCGCCGGCGAGGGCCGCGACGCCGTCTTCTTCGGGCAGCAGGGCTTCGCCGTCACCGCCGTGGAGGTCGCGCCATCGGGCGTCCGCAAGACGGAGCGGCTGGCGGCCGAGCGCGGGGTGACGCTCGCGGGCCTGCACGCCATGGACCTGCGCGACTTCCCGCTCACGCCCGACTACGACGTCCTCTTCGCCGGCAACAGCCTCTCCGGCCTCGGGCCGGAATGCCTGGCCTATCTTGCCCATATGCGCGCGTGCACGCCGCCCGGCGGCCTCAACGCCGTGCGGGTCCGCACCCGCGAGGCCGGCTCCACGCAGGACCCTCCCGGCCTCTACGCCTTCGATCGGAACGAGCTCAAACACGAGTACCGCGGGTGGCGGCTGCTCTACTACGGCGAGGACCTGATCTGGGTGCCCCACGTCGACGGGATGC